One part of the Microbulbifer sp. THAF38 genome encodes these proteins:
- the rplQ gene encoding 50S ribosomal protein L17 translates to MRHRYSGRKFSRTSAHRKAMFKNMTASLVEHELIKTTLPKAKELRRVAEPLITLAKKDSVANRRLAFARIRDKDAVRKLFDELGPRYEARPGGYIRILKCGFRAGDKAPMAYVELVDRPQVEDEAAEA, encoded by the coding sequence ATGCGTCATCGCTATAGTGGCCGTAAATTCAGCCGTACCAGCGCTCACCGCAAGGCCATGTTCAAGAACATGACCGCTTCTCTGGTAGAGCACGAACTGATCAAAACTACATTGCCAAAAGCCAAGGAGCTGCGTCGCGTTGCCGAGCCGCTGATTACCCTGGCTAAGAAGGACAGTGTTGCCAACCGTCGTCTGGCTTTTGCCCGTATCCGTGATAAGGATGCTGTGCGCAAGCTGTTCGATGAGCTGGGTCCCCGTTACGAAGCCCGTCCAGGTGGATATATCCGTATCCTGAAATGTGGTTTCCGCGCAGGTGATAAAGCACCGATGGCTTACGTTGAACTGGTGGATCGTCCACAAGTTGAAGACGAAGCTGCTGAAGCATAA
- the uvrA gene encoding excinuclease ABC subunit UvrA, with protein MDTIYVRGARTHNLKNIDLDIPRDKLIVITGLSGSGKSSLAFDTLYAEGQRRYVESLSTYARQFLSMMEKPDVDTVEGLSPAISIEQKSTSHNPRSTVGTITEIYDYLRLLFARVGEPRCPEHDEPLQAQTVSQMVDQVLTLPEGTKLMLLAPVVRDRKGEHQHVFEQLRRDGFVRARIDGVICDLDDTPKLDKRRKHTVEVVVDRFKVRDDLQLRLAESFETALNLTDGIASVSFMDGDQEDRLFSARHACPVCDYSLDELEPRLFSFNNPAGACPSCDGLGVKQFFDEDKVILDPESSISEGAIRGWDRRNIYYYHMLDSLAEHYGFDLDKPWKKLRKTHRKVILQGSGDEEIDFSYVNDRGDVTVRQHTFEGIIPNFQRRYRDTESQSVREELAKYLSTQRCPECHGTRLRREARHVFVDNRTLAQITELPVGDAFNYFDHELSFKGAQKEIADKILKELRDRFRFLVDVGLNYLTLNRSAETLSGGEAQRIRLASQIGAGLVGVMYILDEPSIGLHQRDNERLLNTLTHLRDIGNTVIVVEHDEDAIRSADFIVDIGPGAGVHGGEVVAAGTADKIAKCKKSLTGQYLSGKKKIAIPEERYIPDPDYMLRLEGASGNNLQNVNLEIPVGLFTCVTGVSGSGKSTLINTTLYPLAATALNKATTLKASPYKAVHGLEHFDKCVDIDQSPIGRTPRSNPATYTGIFTPIRDLFAGTQEARSRGYKPGRFSFNVKGGRCEACQGDGVIKVEMHFLPDIYVPCDTCHGKRYNRETLEVHYKGKNIHEVLEMTVEDAREFFDPVPAIAKKLQTLIDVGLSYIKLGQAATTLSGGEAQRVKLSRELSKRDTGQTLYILDEPTTGLHFADIQLLLDVLHRLRDHGNTIVVIEHNLDVIKTADWIVDLGPEGGSGGGQIIAAGTPEEVAEMEVSHTGHFLKPMLG; from the coding sequence AGTCCACCTCCCACAACCCGCGCTCCACCGTGGGTACCATTACCGAGATTTACGACTACCTCAGACTGCTGTTCGCCCGTGTCGGTGAGCCGCGCTGCCCGGAACACGACGAGCCTCTGCAAGCCCAGACGGTCAGCCAGATGGTGGATCAGGTACTAACCCTGCCGGAAGGCACTAAGCTGATGCTGCTAGCACCGGTCGTTCGCGACCGCAAGGGCGAGCACCAGCATGTATTCGAACAGCTGCGTCGCGACGGCTTCGTGCGCGCACGTATCGATGGGGTTATCTGCGATTTGGACGATACCCCCAAATTGGACAAGCGCCGCAAACACACGGTCGAAGTGGTGGTAGACCGCTTCAAGGTGCGCGATGACCTGCAGTTACGCCTGGCAGAATCCTTCGAGACCGCTTTGAATCTCACCGATGGCATCGCCTCCGTCAGCTTTATGGATGGCGACCAGGAAGACCGCCTTTTTTCTGCCCGCCACGCCTGCCCTGTCTGTGACTATTCATTGGACGAACTGGAACCGCGTCTGTTTTCCTTCAACAACCCGGCCGGTGCCTGCCCCAGTTGCGACGGACTGGGGGTTAAGCAGTTCTTTGACGAAGATAAAGTGATTCTCGACCCGGAGAGCAGTATTTCCGAAGGCGCTATTCGCGGCTGGGACAGGCGCAATATCTACTACTACCATATGCTCGACTCTCTGGCCGAGCACTATGGCTTCGACCTGGACAAACCCTGGAAAAAACTGCGTAAAACTCACCGCAAAGTCATTTTGCAGGGCAGTGGCGATGAGGAAATTGACTTTAGCTATGTGAATGATCGCGGTGATGTCACTGTGCGACAGCACACCTTTGAAGGTATTATCCCCAACTTCCAGCGCCGCTATCGGGATACAGAATCCCAGTCTGTCCGCGAAGAACTGGCCAAATATCTGAGCACGCAAAGGTGCCCCGAATGTCACGGCACCCGCCTGCGCCGTGAAGCCCGCCATGTCTTTGTGGATAACCGTACCCTGGCACAGATTACCGAACTGCCCGTCGGCGATGCTTTCAATTATTTTGATCACGAGCTGAGCTTCAAAGGCGCCCAAAAGGAAATTGCCGATAAAATTCTTAAAGAGCTTCGCGATCGCTTCCGTTTCCTGGTGGATGTGGGCCTCAACTACCTGACCCTGAACCGCAGCGCAGAGACCCTATCCGGCGGTGAAGCGCAGCGGATTCGCCTGGCCAGCCAGATCGGTGCCGGCCTGGTGGGTGTGATGTATATCCTCGATGAGCCCTCTATTGGCCTACACCAACGGGACAACGAACGCCTGCTCAACACTCTTACCCACCTGCGCGATATCGGTAATACCGTGATTGTCGTAGAGCACGATGAAGACGCCATCCGCAGCGCCGACTTTATTGTCGATATTGGCCCCGGTGCCGGTGTTCATGGTGGTGAAGTCGTCGCGGCTGGCACCGCCGATAAAATTGCCAAGTGCAAAAAATCCCTCACCGGCCAGTACCTGTCGGGCAAAAAGAAAATTGCCATACCGGAAGAGCGCTACATCCCAGATCCGGATTATATGCTGCGCCTCGAAGGTGCCAGCGGCAATAATTTGCAAAACGTGAACCTGGAAATACCCGTGGGGCTGTTTACCTGTGTCACCGGTGTCTCCGGCTCAGGTAAATCTACCCTAATCAATACCACCCTCTACCCTCTTGCAGCCACAGCCCTAAATAAAGCCACCACCTTGAAGGCGTCCCCTTATAAGGCCGTCCACGGGTTGGAGCATTTCGACAAGTGTGTGGATATAGACCAGAGCCCTATTGGGCGCACTCCAAGGTCCAATCCCGCCACTTACACCGGTATTTTTACTCCGATTCGAGATCTGTTTGCCGGTACTCAGGAAGCGCGCTCACGTGGTTACAAACCTGGGCGTTTTAGCTTTAACGTAAAAGGCGGTCGCTGCGAAGCCTGTCAGGGCGACGGTGTAATCAAGGTGGAAATGCACTTCCTTCCGGATATCTATGTACCCTGCGATACCTGTCATGGTAAACGCTATAACCGTGAAACCCTGGAAGTTCACTATAAGGGTAAAAATATCCACGAAGTGTTGGAAATGACGGTGGAAGATGCGCGGGAGTTTTTTGATCCCGTGCCTGCTATTGCCAAAAAATTACAAACACTCATTGATGTCGGCCTCTCCTATATCAAACTTGGTCAGGCTGCCACGACGCTCTCCGGCGGTGAAGCCCAGCGAGTAAAGCTCTCCCGCGAGCTATCCAAGCGCGATACTGGCCAAACCCTCTATATCCTCGACGAACCCACTACCGGCCTGCACTTTGCCGATATCCAATTGTTACTGGATGTCTTACATCGCTTACGCGATCACGGCAATACCATCGTGGTTATCGAACACAATCTAGATGTGATCAAAACAGCCGATTGGATCGTGGACCTGGGTCCGGAAGGTGGTTCTGGCGGCGGACAAATTATTGCAGCGGGAACTCCCGAGGAAGTGGCAGAAATGGAAGTTTCCCATACCGGTCACTTCCTAAAACCGATGCTTGGCTGA
- the pxpA gene encoding 5-oxoprolinase subunit PxpA: MKIDINCDLGEGSDLISCERDAQIMPFISRCNIACGGHAGNLEIMRLSIRNAQQYKLKIGAHPSYPDRENFGRKSVAISPNQLLDSLYAQINQLQTLAIAAGTQLDHIKLHGALYNDAEADQLLAQRITSLLSEEYPSLKIIGLANSTMEAAAAEKNRIFYREGFMDRQYINKEKLAPRDLPGSVLNNIDHCLERAVALAKGTGITSYHGIPLKFSVDTICLHSDNPIAVRIAERLVNHLQLHGLSIHS; this comes from the coding sequence ATGAAGATCGATATCAACTGTGACCTAGGTGAAGGATCTGATTTAATCAGCTGCGAGAGGGATGCGCAGATTATGCCCTTTATCTCCCGCTGCAATATCGCCTGCGGTGGCCATGCTGGCAACCTGGAGATTATGCGCCTCTCTATTCGCAACGCACAGCAATATAAGTTAAAAATAGGGGCCCACCCCAGCTACCCAGATCGGGAAAACTTTGGAAGAAAATCTGTCGCAATCTCGCCAAATCAATTACTCGACTCTTTATACGCTCAGATCAATCAACTTCAAACCCTTGCTATTGCAGCAGGAACGCAGCTCGACCATATTAAGTTGCACGGCGCTCTATATAACGATGCCGAAGCAGACCAGTTACTGGCCCAAAGAATTACCTCCCTACTCTCCGAGGAATATCCCTCACTGAAAATTATCGGCCTCGCTAATAGCACCATGGAAGCCGCCGCAGCCGAAAAAAATCGTATTTTTTACCGGGAGGGTTTTATGGACAGGCAATACATCAATAAAGAAAAACTAGCGCCACGTGATTTGCCTGGATCAGTTCTAAACAACATTGATCACTGCCTCGAAAGAGCTGTCGCATTGGCAAAAGGCACAGGCATTACAAGCTATCATGGCATACCACTAAAATTTTCAGTCGACACTATTTGTTTACATAGTGATAATCCAATAGCAGTGCGTATCGCAGAGAGGCTTGTCAATCACTTGCAGCTCCATGGATTGAGCATACATTCGTGA
- the pxpB gene encoding 5-oxoprolinase subunit PxpB: MTLPEKDFPKKLDFNVSMNGDSALDIRFSAKPSANLSRYIIGLRQYILKHGPNGLTDLIPSYQCLTIIFVPTLFDNESLSQEVHRLTRSFLENPEKIKRKPRTIRIPVCYESTFAPDMTVLSKYTDLSPEEIIQLHTASPYLVHMLGFSPGFLYLGGLDPRLHCPRKDKPRASIPAGAVGIGGSQTGIYPQATPGGWQIIGQTPLQLFQPYSESPFIAAPLDTVEFFPINKLEFAIISQHHD, from the coding sequence GTGACACTCCCCGAAAAAGACTTCCCCAAAAAGTTAGATTTTAATGTGTCTATGAATGGGGATAGTGCCCTAGATATCCGCTTTAGCGCGAAACCTAGTGCAAACCTCAGTCGCTACATTATTGGGCTAAGACAGTATATCCTTAAGCATGGCCCAAATGGACTTACCGACCTAATTCCCTCATATCAATGCCTAACAATAATTTTTGTTCCTACTTTATTTGATAACGAATCGCTTTCTCAGGAAGTTCATCGGTTAACCCGAAGCTTCCTAGAAAACCCAGAGAAAATCAAAAGAAAGCCTCGCACAATTCGTATTCCTGTTTGCTATGAATCAACTTTTGCTCCCGATATGACCGTATTGAGCAAATACACAGACTTATCACCCGAGGAGATCATTCAGTTACATACTGCAAGCCCCTATCTCGTGCACATGCTGGGTTTTTCACCCGGTTTTTTGTATCTGGGCGGCCTTGATCCCAGACTACATTGTCCTCGCAAAGACAAGCCGAGAGCGAGTATTCCTGCCGGAGCGGTTGGAATTGGTGGGAGTCAAACCGGAATTTATCCACAAGCTACACCGGGGGGATGGCAGATTATCGGGCAAACCCCCCTCCAGCTATTTCAGCCTTATAGTGAATCTCCTTTTATTGCTGCTCCTTTGGACACTGTCGAATTCTTCCCTATCAATAAATTGGAGTTCGCCATCATTAGCCAACACCACGATTAA
- a CDS encoding pectin acetylesterase-family hydrolase, whose amino-acid sequence MIKILRGLLTAFIACSLLITSYAQAEPGDYNFWTTLKHLFDPPNADEPVTPQQAQGMYPLTMHDPGFNDDFKPKDFNTWQKVDVPASTGAMCGNGSPYKFFVYRVPDTSNTIFYFEGGGACWDYESCSGQAGIRGARNPNGIPDDYLSNVHLLDFTNFDNLTTAGVSPLIYTHHPYNQYKTGEWNMVYVPYCTGDIYVGDKTEVYKDKSGQNSDLIWHHNGLRNVQAVTSWVKNNLQKPKQMLAAGCSAGSVGALLNYTKLREDMNVDYGYLIDDSGPLYNAPFDSDNNTQYPSLPLHNEVLRSWTTYTTDGDPTEENPINAIKSFTPGFDSNQLASIYRALSDKFPMDRLGITHFLADGNFSSYSYERFYEDIYNDPDANSRLNKLRERWQKDTHENLIPLLDQTSNWGYYFPMFRNLNESHCTTIIDLKYGEIAEHGLELKDFLNNIVNHNGGGMIRAYETDKVSDFENNSNWFYDLIGLFM is encoded by the coding sequence ATGATAAAAATTCTCCGTGGTTTACTAACGGCATTTATTGCCTGCTCACTTCTTATCACCTCCTATGCGCAAGCCGAGCCGGGAGATTACAATTTTTGGACCACTCTAAAGCACCTTTTTGACCCTCCTAATGCTGATGAGCCGGTCACCCCTCAGCAGGCTCAGGGCATGTACCCTCTGACCATGCACGACCCTGGTTTTAACGATGATTTCAAGCCGAAAGATTTTAATACTTGGCAAAAAGTAGATGTTCCTGCCAGCACTGGCGCCATGTGCGGAAATGGTTCTCCCTATAAATTTTTCGTTTATCGAGTGCCCGATACCAGCAATACCATTTTTTATTTTGAAGGTGGCGGCGCCTGTTGGGACTACGAGAGCTGCTCCGGCCAGGCCGGCATCCGCGGCGCACGAAATCCTAATGGTATCCCCGATGATTATCTCAGTAACGTACACCTCTTAGATTTCACAAACTTCGATAATCTCACTACCGCGGGTGTCTCTCCCCTTATTTATACCCACCACCCCTACAACCAGTACAAAACGGGCGAGTGGAACATGGTTTACGTTCCCTACTGTACTGGTGATATTTATGTAGGCGATAAAACCGAGGTATATAAGGATAAGAGTGGTCAGAACTCGGACCTAATTTGGCATCATAATGGCTTGCGCAATGTGCAGGCAGTAACCTCCTGGGTAAAGAATAATTTACAGAAACCCAAGCAAATGCTTGCCGCTGGTTGTAGTGCAGGCAGCGTAGGGGCTCTGTTAAATTACACGAAACTTCGTGAGGATATGAATGTCGACTATGGCTATCTGATAGATGATTCCGGCCCGCTTTACAACGCGCCTTTTGACAGTGATAACAACACTCAGTATCCGTCATTACCGTTACACAACGAAGTGCTTCGCTCCTGGACCACTTACACAACTGATGGAGATCCCACTGAAGAGAATCCCATTAATGCGATAAAGTCGTTTACTCCAGGATTTGATAGCAATCAGCTGGCTTCGATATACCGCGCACTATCGGATAAATTTCCCATGGATCGCCTGGGTATTACACACTTTCTGGCAGACGGTAATTTTTCTTCATACTCCTATGAGCGCTTCTACGAAGATATTTACAACGACCCAGATGCCAACTCTCGTTTAAATAAACTACGCGAACGCTGGCAAAAGGACACCCATGAAAACCTAATACCACTCTTGGATCAAACCAGTAATTGGGGCTATTACTTCCCAATGTTTCGCAACCTAAACGAAAGCCACTGCACCACGATTATTGACCTTAAATACGGTGAAATCGCCGAGCATGGACTGGAATTAAAGGATTTTCTGAACAATATCGTGAACCACAACGGTGGCGGCATGATCCGCGCCTATGAGACCGACAAAGTCTCCGACTTTGAAAACAACAGTAATTGGTTCTATGACCTTATTGGCCTGTTTATGTAA
- a CDS encoding YeaC family protein has translation MSFEQLLNNLNPQIVASLRRAIELGKWPNGVAITAEQRNLCAEAVANWETRNLSKEQQVGYVAPKTSKDPCSAKKSEEQPLSWV, from the coding sequence ATGTCTTTTGAGCAGTTGTTAAATAATCTGAATCCACAAATTGTCGCCAGTCTGCGACGAGCTATTGAGTTGGGCAAATGGCCCAATGGTGTTGCTATTACTGCAGAGCAGCGCAATCTCTGTGCCGAGGCAGTTGCCAACTGGGAGACTCGTAATCTGTCTAAAGAGCAGCAAGTGGGCTATGTCGCGCCCAAAACTTCAAAAGATCCCTGTTCCGCCAAGAAGAGCGAAGAACAGCCTTTGAGCTGGGTTTAA
- a CDS encoding biotin-dependent carboxyltransferase family protein, with product MSIYFIRAGLQTSIQDCGRPGLMHYGIPQGGAADPLSMKLANLLLGNTLNNPVLEITLTGPLIEFDCDVSIAITGAQFKVLLNNNPIESYKVIQIKNGDILDFSSLMSGARAYIGLSAKISAPQILNSVSTHLISGFGGHRNGAIKSGEKIYLEKTRIIKEAHLEREFIPNYRLRPLIRVVHGAEGQRFTQSALDNFFSTTFQVSAQSNRMGIRLSPSIMSDSERLKDISGEMVSSGLYPGSIQIPNNGEPIISFIEGQTIGGYPRLAHVIRADLHRLGQLKPQDKINFQLVTQAKARKVLQEKHKLLGKLQNTIKSGTRETFIL from the coding sequence ATGAGCATCTATTTTATTCGAGCCGGACTACAAACCAGTATTCAGGACTGTGGCCGGCCTGGCTTGATGCACTACGGAATTCCTCAAGGGGGCGCCGCAGACCCCTTATCAATGAAGCTTGCTAACTTACTATTAGGCAACACTCTAAATAACCCGGTACTGGAAATAACTTTAACGGGCCCACTTATTGAGTTCGATTGTGATGTTTCGATAGCCATTACAGGCGCGCAATTCAAAGTTCTGTTAAACAACAACCCCATTGAAAGCTATAAAGTTATCCAAATTAAAAATGGGGATATTCTAGATTTTTCCAGTTTAATGAGCGGTGCTCGGGCATATATAGGTTTATCCGCCAAAATCTCTGCACCTCAAATTCTAAATAGTGTATCCACCCATTTAATCAGCGGCTTTGGCGGACACAGAAACGGGGCAATTAAGTCAGGGGAAAAAATCTACTTAGAAAAAACCCGTATAATAAAAGAAGCACACTTAGAAAGAGAGTTTATCCCAAACTATCGACTACGCCCCTTAATAAGAGTCGTCCATGGAGCAGAGGGTCAGCGCTTTACCCAATCTGCATTGGACAATTTTTTTTCTACCACTTTTCAAGTATCCGCTCAGAGTAACCGCATGGGAATTCGCCTATCACCATCGATAATGTCAGACTCTGAGAGACTGAAAGATATCTCAGGGGAAATGGTTTCTTCCGGACTTTATCCCGGAAGTATTCAGATACCAAACAATGGCGAGCCGATTATTTCATTTATAGAAGGGCAAACCATCGGCGGTTACCCTCGACTGGCTCATGTTATTCGGGCCGACCTCCATAGATTAGGGCAACTCAAACCCCAGGATAAAATCAATTTTCAGCTGGTCACACAGGCAAAGGCAAGAAAAGTTTTACAGGAAAAACATAAACTTTTAGGAAAGCTACAAAACACGATTAAATCAGGGACCAGAGAAACATTTATTCTTTGA
- the rpoA gene encoding DNA-directed RNA polymerase subunit alpha — protein MQTAVNEFLTPRRIDVTEYNQNHAKVVLEPLERGFGHTLGNALRRILLSSMPGCAVTEVEIDGVEHEYSAIEGVQEDVIEILLNLKEIAVVMHGKDQAVLSLSKKGPGAVTAGDIQVDHDIEIVNPEHVIANITGDVELNLRLTVARGRGYQPADARRDEEEESRAIGRLQLDASYSPVRRVSYSVESARVEQRTDLDKLVLDLETNGTLDPEEAIRRAATILQQQLAVFVDLEGEKDAQPKAEEPEVDPVLLRPVDDLELTVRSANCLKAENIYYIGDLIQRTEVELLKTPNLGKKSLTEIKDVLASRGLSLGMRLENWPPASLKGDSKLSPL, from the coding sequence ATGCAGACTGCTGTCAACGAGTTTTTGACACCGCGTCGTATTGACGTCACCGAGTACAATCAGAATCACGCCAAAGTGGTTCTGGAGCCCCTGGAGCGTGGCTTTGGCCACACTCTTGGCAATGCGCTGCGTCGCATCCTGCTGTCCTCCATGCCGGGCTGCGCCGTCACCGAAGTAGAAATCGACGGTGTCGAGCACGAGTACAGCGCGATTGAAGGTGTGCAGGAAGATGTTATTGAAATCCTGCTCAACCTGAAAGAAATCGCGGTTGTTATGCACGGCAAGGATCAGGCTGTATTGAGCCTGAGCAAAAAGGGCCCGGGTGCGGTGACTGCTGGAGATATCCAGGTAGATCACGATATCGAGATTGTGAATCCTGAGCACGTGATCGCCAATATTACTGGTGATGTAGAACTCAACCTGCGCCTCACTGTTGCGCGTGGCCGTGGCTATCAGCCCGCCGACGCACGCCGTGACGAGGAAGAGGAAAGCCGCGCGATTGGCCGTCTGCAACTGGACGCATCTTACAGCCCGGTTCGCCGTGTTTCTTACAGCGTGGAAAGCGCGCGTGTAGAGCAGCGTACCGATCTGGACAAGCTGGTTCTGGACCTGGAGACCAACGGTACTCTGGACCCTGAAGAAGCTATTCGCCGAGCAGCCACTATTCTGCAGCAGCAGCTGGCAGTATTTGTGGACCTGGAAGGTGAGAAGGACGCACAACCGAAGGCGGAAGAGCCTGAAGTTGATCCGGTATTGCTACGCCCAGTTGACGACCTGGAGCTGACAGTACGTTCGGCTAACTGTCTGAAAGCGGAAAACATCTACTACATCGGTGACCTGATTCAGCGCACCGAAGTGGAGCTGCTTAAGACCCCGAATCTTGGTAAGAAGTCTCTGACTGAAATCAAGGACGTACTGGCTTCCCGTGGTTTGTCCCTGGGTATGCGTCTCGAAAACTGGCCACCGGCCAGCCTTAAAGGCGATAGCAAATTAAGCCCCCTGTAA